One genomic region from Sphingobacterium multivorum encodes:
- a CDS encoding RNA polymerase sigma factor, producing the protein MSKFSKSVLLENDEQIIEGIKDGNSLAIDAIYKRYYPSISHMILQNNGSEDEAKDIFQEAVIVLYDKVSKGNFELSSKLKTYLYSICRRLWLKQLNRAGFGNSDISGYEDSLFEEEDLQQHQELEKKFDQMELALEKMGEPCKTILHDFYILNHSMQDICDKFGYTNTDNAKTQKYKCLQRLKKIFFSTD; encoded by the coding sequence GTGAGTAAATTCAGTAAATCAGTCCTGCTAGAAAATGATGAGCAAATCATTGAAGGCATCAAAGACGGCAACAGCTTGGCGATAGATGCTATCTACAAGCGGTACTATCCGTCTATAAGCCATATGATCTTGCAAAACAATGGAAGTGAGGATGAAGCGAAAGATATTTTTCAAGAAGCTGTCATTGTGCTCTACGATAAAGTTTCCAAAGGGAACTTTGAGCTCAGCAGCAAACTTAAAACATATCTTTACTCGATTTGCAGAAGGCTTTGGCTTAAGCAACTCAATCGTGCTGGTTTTGGCAACAGTGACATTAGCGGTTATGAAGATTCCTTATTTGAGGAAGAAGATCTACAACAGCATCAAGAACTTGAAAAGAAGTTCGACCAAATGGAACTTGCCTTAGAGAAAATGGGAGAACCTTGTAAGACAATCTTACATGATTTCTACATCTTAAACCATTCGATGCAGGACATCTGTGATAAATTTGGTTACACCAATACAGATAATGCCAAGACTCAGAAGTATAAATGCCTACAACGGCTGAAAAAAATATTTTTTTCAACAGATTAA
- a CDS encoding peroxiredoxin — translation MSLRLGDEAPNFKAQTTIGEIDFHDYIKDSWVVFFSHPSDYTPVCTTELGRTAKLKSEFDKRGVKAIALSVDNVNDHLNWIKDINETQNTEVNFPVIADEDHHVSELYDMIHPNASATATVRSVFIIGPDKKIKLTLTYPASTGRNFDEILRVIDSLQLTADYQVATPADWKHGEDVIVVPAIKTEDIPAKFPKGFKEIKPYLRTTPQPNL, via the coding sequence ATGAGTTTAAGATTAGGGGATGAAGCGCCAAATTTTAAAGCGCAAACAACCATTGGTGAAATAGACTTTCACGATTATATCAAAGATAGCTGGGTCGTTTTCTTTTCGCACCCATCAGATTATACGCCGGTATGTACTACAGAGTTGGGCCGTACGGCAAAATTGAAATCTGAATTTGACAAGAGGGGTGTGAAGGCCATTGCGCTAAGCGTCGATAATGTAAACGATCACTTGAATTGGATTAAGGATATCAATGAAACGCAAAATACCGAAGTGAATTTTCCGGTTATTGCTGATGAAGATCATCATGTATCCGAATTGTACGATATGATCCACCCAAATGCTTCCGCAACAGCGACCGTACGTTCCGTATTTATTATCGGTCCTGACAAAAAGATCAAATTGACGCTGACCTATCCAGCATCAACAGGTCGTAATTTTGATGAAATTTTACGGGTCATAGATTCTTTACAGTTAACTGCCGATTATCAGGTCGCTACGCCCGCTGACTGGAAGCATGGTGAAGATGTTATTGTTGTGCCAGCGATCAAGACAGAAGATATTCCTGCTAAATTTCCAAAAGGCTTCAAAGAGATCAAACCGTATTTGAGAACGACGCCACAACCTAATCTATAG
- a CDS encoding trypsin-like peptidase domain-containing protein — translation MNQKEFFELADQYLRGELSAEEKAAFESFCADQPSYAAQLQQHREFVANMKETSQRLDFKNALAQSAKEYHKTQNKAAKVVPIKQSAVISLWERIKASSLVAAVVAVFAVFGTLWLSGYYSNLEKASSDYSALRRDMNNVKKNVNAHNAAIRDINDKKSVKGTESQFGATGFMLTTDGYVVTNYHVISGADSIYLQNSKGESYKAQIVHTDPSKDLAILYIADKAFKKAKSLPYTFKTSTSDLGEDIYTIGFPRDEAVYGQGYLSSSTGYAGDTIAYQISVPVNPGNSGGPVLDSRGNVIGIISGKQRGIDGAAFAIKTKSILNALADIPSDSLVTGLKINKKNSLAGLPRTEQIKKMQDYIYMVKVY, via the coding sequence ATGAATCAAAAAGAATTTTTCGAATTAGCAGACCAGTATCTTCGTGGCGAATTATCGGCCGAAGAAAAAGCTGCATTTGAATCTTTTTGTGCTGATCAGCCCTCCTATGCTGCCCAATTACAACAACACCGCGAATTTGTTGCCAATATGAAAGAAACCAGTCAACGGCTGGATTTCAAAAATGCATTAGCACAATCAGCAAAAGAATACCATAAAACCCAAAACAAAGCCGCAAAGGTAGTTCCTATAAAACAATCAGCGGTAATTTCACTTTGGGAACGCATCAAAGCAAGTTCTTTAGTGGCTGCAGTGGTAGCGGTATTTGCAGTATTTGGCACATTATGGCTGAGCGGTTATTACAGCAACCTCGAGAAAGCATCTTCCGATTACAGTGCATTACGTAGAGACATGAACAATGTCAAAAAGAACGTCAACGCACACAATGCTGCTATCAGGGATATCAATGACAAAAAATCTGTAAAAGGTACCGAAAGCCAGTTTGGTGCAACAGGATTTATGTTGACGACAGATGGCTATGTCGTCACCAATTACCATGTCATTAGCGGGGCTGATTCGATCTATTTACAAAATAGTAAAGGCGAATCGTATAAAGCACAAATCGTACACACCGATCCAAGCAAAGACTTGGCTATCTTATACATCGCAGATAAGGCCTTTAAGAAAGCTAAAAGCTTACCTTACACATTCAAAACGTCGACTTCAGATCTTGGTGAAGATATTTATACGATCGGGTTTCCTCGGGACGAAGCAGTATATGGTCAGGGATACCTAAGTTCATCAACAGGTTATGCCGGTGATACCATCGCTTATCAGATCTCCGTACCTGTCAATCCAGGTAATAGTGGCGGTCCGGTATTGGATAGCAGAGGTAATGTGATTGGTATTATTTCCGGAAAACAACGTGGCATAGATGGTGCCGCCTTTGCAATCAAAACGAAATCAATCTTGAACGCCTTAGCGGACATACCAAGTGATTCACTGGTTACCGGTCTTAAGATCAACAAAAAGAATAGCTTGGCAGGTTTACCAAGGACAGAACAAATCAAGAAAATGCAAGACTATATCTACATGGTTAAAGTCTATTAG